A window of the Lactuca sativa cultivar Salinas chromosome 5, Lsat_Salinas_v11, whole genome shotgun sequence genome harbors these coding sequences:
- the LOC111920021 gene encoding NAP1-related protein 1-like has protein sequence MLGSIDCTHWEWANCPNAWRGQFTRGDHGVPTVILEAAVSNDLWFWHAFFGMAGSNNDLNVLHASPIFNDILQGKASDMSYVVNGNEYKYGYYLGDGIYPEYATFVKSFSFPANEKRKLFKLAQESARKDIERAFGVLKQRWHIIKHPTRTWDRAKLTTVLTACVILHNMIIEEKGRAICSYTDNDALNPPAVIQVGSPTYFSRVLEIQNRETHHNLRHDLTEHIWGRQHRWGNDDEDEEDEGDDYDKNADGDDEANEDDDDDDE, from the coding sequence ATGCTTGGTAGtattgattgtacacattgggaGTGGGCAAATTGTCCCAATGCGTGGCGTGGTCAATTCACACGAGGAGATCATGGGGTCCCGACTGTTATACTGGAGGCGGCTGTTTCAAACGACCTATGGTTTTGGCATGCATTCTTTGGTATGGCGGGGTCAAACAATGACCTGAATGTGCTTCACGCGTCTCCGATATTTAACGATATTTTGCAGGGTAAAGCATCAGATATGTCATACGTTGTGAATGGAAATGAATACAAGTATGGATATTACCTAGGTGATGGGATATATCCAGAGTATGCTACATTTGTTAAGTCTTTTTCGTTTCCAGCCAATGAGAAACGAAAATTGTTCAAGTTAGCACAGGAATCTGCACGGAAGGACATTGAAAGAGCGTTTGGAGTCCTAAAACAAAGGTGGCACATAATCAAGCATCCAACACGAACATGGGATAGGGCAAAACTAACGACAGTGTTGACTGCCTGTGTGATTTTACATAACATGATAATAGAAGAAAAGGGCAGAGCTATTTGTTCATATACCGACAACGATGCACTTAACCCACCTGCAGTAATACAAGTTGGTAGCCCGACATACTTCTCTAGGGTTTTGGAAATACAAAATcgtgaaacacatcacaatctacgACATGATTTGACCGAGCACATATGGGGGAGACAACACCGATGGGGAAATGACGATGAAGACGAAGAGGATGAGGGCGATGATTACGACAAGAATGCAGACGGTGACGACGAGGcgaatgaggatgatgatgatgacgacgagTAG